In the Candidatus Hydrogenedentota bacterium genome, one interval contains:
- a CDS encoding Gfo/Idh/MocA family oxidoreductase yields MQKETVRAGIVGAGFSASFHYEAIRKVHGANVEVVGVYALDLERAAQYAAKRGIRKFDSLEALIDKVDLVHCCVLVAGHEQVAVAALERDKSVIVEKPLTGYCGDGSASFHGDTFSKGDALTHGLASVERMLDAEQRSKGRILYAENWVYAPAVQREREIIEKTGAQILWIHGEEAHSGSHNPTYAFWKFSGGGVMIGKGCHPLTAALYLKRVEGRARDGKPIRPKTVTGRTAALTRMPSFRDEGHIRSNYHDIDDFSMMHVTFEDGTLATVFASDIILGGIHNWLEVAANNHRTVCNINPNTSMQVYNPRHENFEDVYTVEKIEQKQGWTNMPPDEDWFTGYPQEIEAFYRAAAYGDPVESDSRLAADTISTIYSAYVSAERGGAAVDVRTF; encoded by the coding sequence ATGCAAAAGGAGACCGTGCGCGCGGGGATAGTCGGCGCGGGATTTTCGGCGTCGTTTCATTATGAGGCCATTCGCAAGGTTCACGGCGCGAACGTCGAGGTAGTGGGCGTCTACGCGCTCGACCTCGAACGAGCCGCGCAATACGCCGCGAAGCGGGGCATCCGCAAGTTCGACTCGCTGGAAGCGCTGATCGATAAGGTGGATCTGGTCCACTGTTGCGTGCTCGTGGCCGGTCACGAGCAGGTGGCCGTGGCGGCGCTGGAACGCGACAAGTCCGTGATCGTCGAAAAGCCGCTGACCGGCTATTGCGGCGACGGTTCGGCGTCGTTTCATGGCGATACCTTTTCCAAGGGCGACGCACTGACACATGGTCTCGCGAGCGTAGAGCGGATGCTCGACGCGGAACAGCGCAGCAAGGGGCGCATCCTGTACGCCGAGAACTGGGTGTACGCGCCGGCGGTCCAGCGCGAACGTGAGATTATTGAAAAGACCGGCGCGCAAATCCTATGGATACATGGGGAAGAGGCCCATTCCGGCTCGCACAACCCGACGTATGCCTTTTGGAAGTTCTCCGGCGGCGGCGTGATGATCGGAAAGGGGTGTCATCCCCTCACTGCGGCGTTGTACCTCAAGCGGGTCGAGGGCCGTGCGCGGGATGGCAAGCCGATCCGCCCGAAGACCGTCACGGGCCGCACGGCGGCGTTGACGCGGATGCCCAGTTTCCGCGACGAGGGTCATATCCGTTCGAACTACCACGACATCGATGATTTTTCGATGATGCACGTCACGTTCGAGGACGGCACGCTCGCCACGGTGTTTGCGTCGGACATCATCCTCGGCGGGATTCACAATTGGCTCGAAGTGGCCGCGAATAATCACCGCACGGTCTGCAATATCAATCCCAACACATCGATGCAGGTCTACAACCCGCGCCACGAAAACTTCGAGGATGTCTATACCGTGGAAAAGATAGAGCAGAAACAGGGCTGGACGAACATGCCGCCGGACGAGGACTGGTTCACGGGCTATCCGCAGGAAATCGAGGCGTTTTACCGCGCCGCAGCCTATGGCGATCCGGTTGAGAGCGACAGCCGCCTGGCCGCCGACACCATCTCTACCATTTACAGCGCCTATGTCTCCGCCGAACGGGGCGGCGCGGCCGTGGACGTCAGGACCTTCTGA